From a region of the Helicobacter hepaticus ATCC 51449 genome:
- the trmD gene encoding tRNA (guanosine(37)-N1)-methyltransferase TrmD produces MQFSFLTLFPTLIESYFTDSILKRALQNGLISVEALNIRDYALDKYQKVDEPPISGGAGQVIRADVLGAALQTLTHSHIIFLSPCGKPFQQYDALRLSHKKHITFVCGRYEGFDERLVEQYANEVMSVGNFIVTGGELPALMLCDSIARHIQGVLGNADSLQGESFEDYLLEAPNFTKIFNQKIKFSATPSEYSKGNHSKISGLKKRLAICKTKYFRPDLYQAYRVFIEQQQLNNKVVK; encoded by the coding sequence ATGCAATTTTCTTTTTTGACGCTTTTCCCTACACTTATAGAATCTTATTTTACAGATTCTATACTTAAAAGAGCGCTTCAAAATGGGCTTATTAGTGTAGAAGCACTCAATATTCGTGATTATGCTCTTGATAAATATCAAAAGGTTGATGAACCACCAATTAGTGGTGGTGCAGGGCAGGTTATAAGAGCTGATGTATTAGGGGCAGCATTGCAGACATTAACACATTCTCATATTATTTTTTTAAGTCCTTGTGGCAAACCCTTTCAGCAATATGACGCTTTGCGTTTAAGCCATAAAAAGCATATTACCTTTGTGTGTGGGCGATATGAGGGTTTTGATGAACGTTTGGTGGAACAATATGCCAATGAGGTAATGAGTGTGGGTAATTTTATTGTTACAGGAGGCGAGTTGCCTGCATTGATGTTGTGTGATAGTATTGCACGGCATATTCAAGGAGTGCTTGGGAATGCAGATTCTCTGCAAGGAGAGAGTTTTGAGGATTATCTTCTTGAAGCACCAAATTTTACTAAAATTTTTAATCAAAAAATAAAATTTTCTGCTACACCTTCAGAGTATTCAAAGGGAAATCATAGTAAAATCTCGGGCTTAAAAAAACGCTTGGCGATATGTAAGACAAAATATTTTAGACCAGATTTGTATCAAGCATATCGCGTATTTATTGAGCAGCAGCAATTAAATAATAAGGTTGTAAAATGA
- the rimM gene encoding ribosome maturation factor RimM (Essential for efficient processing of 16S rRNA), which yields MKQSSFLLVAKIGRLVGVNGGLKLHIMSDFPSIFVPKASFHTKSFGTLCIHSFNLAKNLVQFEGYVSRESAAKLVHCELYSTLEESKAMCELKEGEFLWEEIIGADVCDRFENGELKLGKIKDIERIGTLDYLLVATDSALVSKGLNKQFFIPNVEHFVLSLSPNGVFTHNALGILEQS from the coding sequence ATGAAGCAATCCTCTTTTCTTTTGGTTGCTAAAATAGGTCGTCTTGTAGGAGTGAATGGGGGATTAAAGTTGCATATTATGAGTGATTTCCCTTCAATTTTTGTGCCAAAAGCTTCTTTTCATACGAAATCTTTTGGCACACTTTGTATTCATTCTTTTAATCTTGCAAAAAATCTTGTGCAATTTGAAGGATATGTTTCGCGCGAAAGTGCCGCTAAGCTTGTTCATTGTGAGCTTTATTCTACACTTGAAGAAAGCAAGGCTATGTGTGAGTTAAAAGAGGGAGAGTTTTTGTGGGAAGAAATCATAGGTGCAGATGTATGCGATAGGTTTGAAAATGGGGAGTTAAAGCTAGGCAAAATCAAAGATATAGAGCGCATTGGCACACTTGATTATCTTCTTGTGGCGACAGATTCAGCACTTGTGAGCAAAGGTTTGAATAAGCAATTTTTTATTCCCAATGTTGAGCATTTTGTGCTTTCTCTTTCTCCAAATGGCGTTTTCACGCACAATGCTTTGGGAATTTTGGAACAGAGTTGA
- a CDS encoding KH domain-containing protein: MVENFIKEYAKKIANKPEAIQIQMQDMEDNTCEIIILADAEDVGRLIGRDGKMVGSLKTFISGTKAKDGKNYRIAVQAH; the protein is encoded by the coding sequence ATGGTTGAAAATTTTATTAAGGAATATGCAAAAAAGATTGCAAATAAACCTGAGGCAATACAAATACAGATGCAAGATATGGAAGATAACACTTGTGAAATTATTATCCTTGCTGATGCTGAAGATGTAGGGCGATTGATTGGACGTGATGGCAAAATGGTGGGCTCTCTTAAGACTTTTATATCTGGCACCAAAGCCAAAGATGGCAAAAATTATAGAATCGCTGTGCAGGCTCATTAA
- the rpsP gene encoding 30S ribosomal protein S16, with the protein MATVIRLTKMGRKKKPFYRIVVTDSRKKRDGGWIESLGYYNPLVEPALVKYDAQRLEYWKNVGAKMSERVAKLTSKK; encoded by the coding sequence ATGGCAACAGTGATTAGACTTACCAAAATGGGGCGCAAGAAAAAACCTTTTTATCGTATCGTAGTAACAGATTCTCGTAAAAAACGAGATGGCGGTTGGATAGAATCGCTTGGATATTATAACCCTTTGGTTGAACCTGCGCTTGTCAAATATGATGCGCAGCGATTGGAATACTGGAAAAATGTCGGTGCAAAAATGAGTGAGAGAGTAGCGAAGCTCACCTCAAAAAAGTAA
- the ffh gene encoding signal recognition particle protein, with protein MFNTLTSSFKGIINKIRFSDDEKSLQRACDELKKTLLKNDVYHKAVKQIIQEVQQRTKEAGIGKQNFINALQDALSKILQSSKSYGISFSPTPPSVIIMMGLQGSGKTTSSAKLALYFKQKGKKVLLVACDLHRLAAIEQLTQLAQSIEVDIFTPSHSSQPNNAVYVAKEAKQKAIEAHYDIVIIDSAGRLAIDEVLMSELEEIKRAVSASECLYVADSLSGQDGIRSAQHFDDKIGIDGVILSKFDSDTKGGIALSIAYQIGIPLKFIGSGEKIADFDIFIPDRIISRLMGAGDIASLAEKTANVINQEEAKTIAKKIKKGQFGFEDFIAQIENVKKLGSMSSIASMIPGLGGMANALKDVDLDKSGEIKNIRAMVNSMTKKERENPDLLNGSRRKRIAQGSGLEVSDINRIIKQFDQAAKFAKKLSQKGGMQELMSMMGNLRIPK; from the coding sequence GATGATGAAAAATCATTGCAGAGGGCGTGCGATGAATTAAAAAAGACATTATTAAAAAATGATGTGTATCATAAAGCAGTAAAGCAAATTATACAGGAAGTGCAACAGCGCACCAAAGAAGCGGGTATTGGCAAGCAAAATTTCATAAATGCGCTCCAAGATGCTCTAAGCAAGATTCTCCAATCTTCAAAAAGTTATGGCATAAGTTTTTCACCTACACCTCCAAGTGTTATCATAATGATGGGCTTACAAGGAAGCGGTAAGACCACTTCAAGTGCTAAACTTGCTCTTTATTTCAAGCAAAAGGGCAAAAAAGTGTTGCTTGTAGCGTGTGATTTACACCGCTTAGCAGCTATTGAGCAGCTCACTCAACTCGCACAAAGTATAGAAGTAGATATTTTTACTCCTTCACATTCAAGTCAGCCAAATAATGCTGTATATGTAGCAAAAGAGGCAAAGCAAAAGGCGATTGAAGCGCATTATGACATAGTTATCATTGATAGTGCTGGGCGATTAGCTATTGATGAGGTGTTGATGAGCGAACTTGAGGAAATAAAGCGTGCAGTGTCTGCGAGTGAATGTTTATATGTAGCAGATTCTCTAAGCGGACAAGATGGAATCCGTTCAGCACAGCATTTTGATGATAAAATTGGGATTGATGGCGTTATTCTTTCTAAGTTTGATAGTGATACTAAAGGAGGAATAGCCCTTTCAATTGCATATCAGATAGGCATTCCACTTAAATTTATTGGAAGTGGAGAAAAAATAGCGGATTTTGATATTTTTATTCCCGATAGAATCATCTCGCGCCTTATGGGAGCGGGAGACATTGCCTCACTTGCAGAGAAGACAGCAAATGTCATCAATCAAGAAGAGGCTAAAACTATTGCAAAAAAAATTAAAAAAGGGCAATTTGGGTTTGAAGATTTTATCGCACAAATTGAAAATGTAAAAAAGCTTGGTTCAATGAGTTCAATCGCTTCAATGATTCCGGGTCTTGGAGGTATGGCAAATGCACTTAAAGATGTGGATTTGGACAAATCAGGCGAGATTAAAAATATTCGCGCGATGGTAAATTCTATGACAAAAAAAGAACGGGAGAATCCAGATTTGCTTAATGGCTCAAGACGCAAACGAATAGCGCAAGGGAGCGGGTTGGAAGTCAGTGATATAAATCGTATTATTAAGCAGTTTGACCAAGCTGCGAAATTTGCCAAGAAACTCTCCCAAAAAGGTGGTATGCAGGAGCTTATGAGTATGATGGGAAATCTTAGGATACCAAAATAA